The proteins below come from a single Natranaerofaba carboxydovora genomic window:
- the nuoF gene encoding NADH-quinone oxidoreductase subunit NuoF, whose amino-acid sequence MSKIEIKVGSASCGIAAGANKMHEYLEEKLKGDSIDISKTGCIGMCFNEPLVEIKDDKGLYLYGGIDSEDKAQRLIDEHVEQNKPVEDFLVYSDVVETEDKDYIDKQERILLRNSGNIDPESIESYEKVGGYDGLKNVLEKMSADDVIGEVKEAGLRGRGGAGFPTHMKWNFTKIEDNYPKYVVCNADEGDPGAFMDRSVLEGDPHSLLEGMIIAGYAIGANEGYIYIRAEYPLAVKRLNIAIDDARKKGYLGKDIMGSGFDFDIYIREGAGAFVCGEETALLASIEGKRGSPIFKPPFPAQKGLWKQPTCINNVETLANVPRIFTDGAEAYSKLGTENSKGTKVFALAGKVKRGGLIEVPMGVTIKDIVYDIGGGIASGKEFKAVQIGGPSGGCIPASLQDTPVDYDSLTSLGAIMGSGGLLVTDEDTCMVDVAKFFLDFTAEESCGKCTFCRIGTHQMLEILDRITEGEGKEEDLDELEKLGGQISAGSLCGLGQTVPNPVLTTLKYFRNEYEAHVNEKRCPAKKCKELILYFIDEEKCTGCTRCKKVCPSDAIEGDKKEAHVIDTEKCIKCGLCISSCKFDAIEALSGEKELQKMNKGGER is encoded by the coding sequence ATGAGTAAAATAGAGATAAAAGTAGGTTCCGCTAGCTGTGGGATAGCTGCCGGAGCAAATAAGATGCATGAATATTTGGAAGAAAAGCTAAAAGGCGATAGTATCGATATTTCTAAGACTGGCTGTATAGGAATGTGCTTCAATGAACCACTTGTTGAGATAAAAGACGACAAAGGCCTGTATTTGTACGGTGGGATTGACTCTGAAGACAAAGCCCAGAGGCTAATTGATGAGCATGTAGAACAAAACAAGCCAGTTGAAGATTTTTTAGTATATTCTGATGTAGTAGAGACTGAAGACAAGGATTATATAGATAAGCAGGAAAGAATTCTTCTAAGAAATAGCGGAAATATTGACCCTGAAAGTATCGAAAGCTATGAAAAGGTTGGAGGATACGATGGCCTCAAAAATGTACTAGAGAAAATGAGTGCTGATGATGTTATCGGCGAAGTTAAAGAAGCAGGTCTTAGAGGACGTGGGGGAGCAGGATTTCCGACTCACATGAAATGGAACTTTACCAAAATAGAAGACAATTATCCTAAATATGTTGTGTGTAACGCAGATGAGGGAGACCCCGGTGCTTTTATGGACAGAAGTGTCCTTGAAGGTGACCCACACAGCTTACTTGAGGGAATGATTATAGCTGGATATGCAATCGGTGCAAATGAAGGATATATTTATATCAGAGCCGAGTATCCCCTAGCGGTAAAAAGGCTCAATATAGCTATAGATGATGCAAGAAAGAAAGGTTATCTAGGAAAAGATATAATGGGTTCTGGTTTTGATTTTGACATCTATATCAGAGAAGGTGCAGGAGCTTTTGTCTGTGGTGAGGAGACAGCGCTTCTAGCAAGTATAGAAGGTAAACGTGGCTCACCTATCTTTAAACCTCCTTTCCCTGCCCAAAAAGGACTGTGGAAACAGCCTACCTGTATTAACAACGTGGAAACTTTGGCTAATGTACCAAGAATTTTCACCGACGGAGCAGAGGCTTACAGTAAACTTGGTACAGAAAATAGCAAAGGAACTAAGGTCTTTGCCCTTGCAGGAAAGGTTAAAAGAGGTGGCCTAATAGAGGTTCCCATGGGAGTTACTATAAAAGATATAGTTTATGATATAGGTGGAGGTATTGCTTCAGGTAAGGAATTTAAAGCTGTGCAGATTGGTGGTCCATCTGGGGGATGTATCCCTGCAAGCCTGCAGGATACGCCTGTTGACTATGACTCACTTACAAGCCTTGGGGCTATCATGGGTTCAGGGGGACTATTGGTTACTGACGAAGACACCTGTATGGTAGACGTTGCTAAGTTCTTCCTTGACTTTACAGCAGAAGAGTCCTGTGGTAAGTGTACTTTTTGCAGAATAGGAACTCATCAGATGTTAGAGATACTAGATAGGATAACCGAGGGTGAAGGTAAGGAAGAAGACTTAGACGAGCTTGAGAAGTTAGGTGGGCAGATCAGTGCAGGCTCACTTTGTGGACTTGGCCAGACAGTGCCAAACCCGGTTCTAACAACCTTGAAATACTTTAGAAATGAGTATGAAGCCCATGTAAATGAAAAAAGATGTCCTGCCAAAAAGTGTAAGGAACTTATTCTATACTTTATAGATGAAGAAAAATGTACTGGATGTACAAGATGTAAGAAAGTATGTCCTTCTGATGCAATAGAAGGCGATAAGAAAGAAGCTCATGTAATTGATACTGAAAAGTGTATCAAGTGCGGGCTTTGCATTAGCTCTTGCAAATTTGATGCTATAGAAGCTCTATCTGGAGAAAAAGAGCTTCAAAAGATGAACAAAGGAGGGGAGAGATAA
- the nuoE gene encoding NADH-quinone oxidoreductase subunit NuoE — protein sequence MSGKTMIKPAEMAKKLEEIVKDHGKMRGAAIPILQSIQEEFGFVPKQLIPRLSALTGISQSDIYSILTFYSQFRFEPLGENYIQVCHGTACHLAGAEEITNALKREFGIEEGETTSPDKKYTVEKVACIGCCSLAPVMNMNEETLGRLGPEKAVKGAKENAKGGES from the coding sequence ATGAGTGGCAAAACAATGATAAAGCCTGCTGAAATGGCAAAAAAATTAGAAGAAATAGTTAAAGACCACGGTAAAATGAGGGGAGCTGCAATCCCAATCCTCCAGAGCATACAGGAGGAGTTTGGTTTTGTTCCAAAGCAGTTAATCCCGAGGTTATCAGCTTTAACAGGAATTTCGCAAAGTGACATATATAGTATCTTGACTTTTTATTCACAATTTAGATTTGAACCGCTAGGAGAGAACTATATCCAGGTATGTCATGGAACTGCCTGTCATCTTGCCGGAGCTGAAGAGATTACAAATGCCCTAAAAAGAGAGTTTGGCATTGAAGAAGGAGAAACAACCAGTCCGGATAAAAAATACACCGTGGAAAAAGTTGCCTGCATTGGCTGCTGCAGTCTAGCACCGGTTATGAACATGAATGAAGAAACTTTAGGAAGGCTTGGCCCTGAAAAAGCTGTTAAAGGCGCTAAGGAAAACGCCAAGGGAGGTGAGAGTTAA
- a CDS encoding SLC13 family permease, giving the protein MSSTSTSIKEFWNYLWQLHYKTKDIVTLRFLSPQYVNNKIAKAVEENEQEREKAYLNASDESESKEKEEVKKEDIIPDGDESAGGGGGGMDPGDNYGGRQKVGLFLGPLLFVIFLLIPTPPGMEPEAQRVLASTAWVACWWITEAIPIPATSLLPVVLFPMTGALGASESMAPYANPNVFLFLGGFTIAVCMESWNLHRRIALNIINIVGTSPTRLILGFMVATAFLSMWISNTATTMMMMPIGLAVIVKVAEIVQKKDMQGIDVRKGYFKFGTGLMLSIGYAASIGGVATLIGTPPNITFAGVADEMFGQTIAFDQWFMYGLPLSIVFLLIAWLYMTKIAYPPEMSDLPGGKEVIQNELKQLGKITSEEKKIAVVFAFVAIAWISRSFLLEDIFPMIHDATIGILGAVITFLIPVDISKGKFLNSWETAVKVPWGILLLFGGGLSIAAGFSETGLAVWIGERLSILHGTQMIIIMLAVVALVIFLTEITSNTATTSMMMPIMASMAAAMQVHPYALMITAATAASYAFMLPVATPPNAVVFGSGYITIPQMAKAGIWLNLIAIVVITVLVYIWLPVIWGIDVNVFPSGW; this is encoded by the coding sequence TTGAGTTCAACTAGTACATCAATTAAGGAATTTTGGAACTATCTTTGGCAGCTTCATTACAAGACAAAAGACATAGTTACGTTAAGGTTCTTGTCGCCGCAGTACGTAAATAATAAGATTGCCAAAGCAGTTGAAGAAAATGAACAAGAAAGAGAAAAAGCTTATCTTAATGCAAGCGATGAGTCAGAGTCAAAAGAAAAAGAAGAAGTAAAAAAAGAAGACATTATTCCCGATGGTGATGAATCCGCCGGAGGTGGAGGTGGCGGAATGGATCCTGGGGATAATTATGGTGGTCGTCAGAAAGTGGGGCTTTTTTTGGGTCCTTTGTTATTTGTGATCTTCTTATTAATTCCAACTCCACCTGGCATGGAACCTGAAGCCCAAAGAGTTCTTGCTTCTACTGCCTGGGTTGCTTGTTGGTGGATAACTGAAGCCATACCAATTCCGGCAACATCATTATTACCTGTAGTGTTGTTTCCTATGACAGGGGCCCTTGGAGCATCTGAGTCTATGGCTCCCTACGCCAATCCAAATGTGTTTTTGTTTTTGGGAGGATTTACTATTGCCGTATGTATGGAAAGCTGGAACCTTCACAGAAGGATTGCACTAAATATTATAAATATTGTAGGGACTAGCCCTACCCGATTGATCCTAGGATTTATGGTTGCTACTGCTTTTTTATCTATGTGGATATCTAATACTGCAACGACTATGATGATGATGCCGATAGGGCTTGCAGTTATTGTAAAAGTTGCAGAAATAGTACAGAAAAAAGATATGCAGGGTATAGATGTCAGAAAAGGTTATTTCAAATTTGGTACGGGGCTTATGTTATCGATTGGATATGCAGCATCTATAGGAGGAGTTGCAACTCTTATAGGTACACCTCCAAACATTACTTTTGCAGGTGTTGCAGACGAAATGTTTGGCCAGACAATAGCTTTTGACCAGTGGTTTATGTATGGCCTGCCTCTTTCAATAGTTTTCTTGCTTATTGCCTGGTTATATATGACAAAAATAGCTTATCCGCCGGAGATGAGTGATCTGCCTGGTGGCAAAGAAGTTATACAAAATGAGCTAAAACAGCTTGGCAAGATTACAAGTGAAGAGAAAAAGATAGCTGTAGTTTTTGCCTTTGTTGCGATTGCATGGATTAGCCGTTCCTTTTTGCTAGAAGATATTTTTCCTATGATCCATGATGCTACCATAGGGATACTAGGAGCTGTGATTACCTTTTTGATTCCTGTAGATATAAGTAAAGGAAAATTCTTAAACAGCTGGGAAACAGCGGTAAAAGTGCCCTGGGGCATACTACTTCTATTTGGTGGAGGCCTGTCTATAGCAGCAGGATTTTCTGAGACTGGCCTTGCTGTATGGATTGGCGAGAGATTATCAATTCTTCACGGTACACAGATGATTATAATTATGCTTGCTGTTGTTGCTCTTGTAATCTTCCTTACCGAGATTACTTCTAATACAGCAACTACATCTATGATGATGCCTATTATGGCTTCGATGGCAGCGGCTATGCAGGTTCACCCATATGCTTTGATGATTACAGCAGCAACTGCCGCTTCTTATGCATTTATGTTACCTGTTGCAACTCCGCCTAATGCAGTTGTCTTTGGCAGTGGGTATATAACTATACCTCAGATGGCTAAAGCAGGTATTTGGCTTAACTTGATTGCTATTGTGGTAATTACAGTGTTGGTATATATCTGGCTGCCTGTAATATGGGGTATTGATGTAAATGTGTTCCCATCTGGGTGGTAA
- a CDS encoding helix-turn-helix domain-containing protein: MEKYIGMKIKEQRKIRNLTIASLSSKTGLSESLISRVEKGNVVPSISTLRKIAQGLGVSITEFFKEERDLNEDKLVVRKYDRKKLLIPGSKTKYEILSPDICNKIELLQVEFEPHSEEKKLIHLGDDEEECALLVRGELEFNFGSEKIKLYQGDSIYIKREYLESVKNPLDEKSIIILMIVHNK, encoded by the coding sequence ATGGAAAAGTATATCGGTATGAAAATAAAAGAGCAAAGGAAAATAAGAAATTTAACGATTGCTAGTCTTTCGTCTAAAACGGGGCTTTCTGAAAGCTTGATTTCTAGGGTTGAGAAGGGAAATGTTGTTCCTTCGATTAGTACCTTGAGAAAAATTGCACAAGGCCTTGGGGTTTCTATTACTGAGTTTTTTAAAGAAGAAAGGGACTTGAATGAAGACAAACTAGTTGTTAGAAAATACGATAGAAAAAAATTACTTATCCCTGGAAGTAAGACTAAATATGAGATTTTATCACCAGATATTTGTAATAAGATTGAATTGCTGCAGGTTGAATTTGAACCGCATTCTGAAGAAAAAAAGCTTATTCACCTGGGTGATGATGAAGAGGAATGTGCCCTGCTTGTAAGAGGAGAACTGGAATTTAATTTTGGTAGTGAAAAAATCAAATTATATCAAGGTGACAGCATTTACATCAAAAGAGAATATTTAGAATCCGTTAAAAACCCCTTGGATGAAAAGTCCATCATAATCCTTATGATAGTGCATAATAAATAA
- the ald gene encoding alanine dehydrogenase, producing MKIGVPKEIKPDENRVGLIPSGVTALKDAGHDVFVEAKAGVGSGFKDEDYVRVGAKIQNSAKEVYETADMIIKVKEPLPSEFKYFKEDQILFTYLHLAAEPQLAEALLESKVTAIAYETIEDSNGGLPLLTPMSEVAGRMAVQMGSRFLEKTNGGMGILPGGVPGVSPARVTILGGGIVGTNAAKIATGMGADVTLLDINPSRLRYLDDVFYNKIKTMMSNSYNIESCLENTDLLIGAVLIPGAKAPKLVTEDMVKKMPEGSVVIDVAVDQGGSIETIDRITTHQNPTYEKHGVIHYAVSNMPGVVPRTSTIALTNATLPYVLKLANLDFKEACVDDPLLAFGVNTAKGRLTYKGVAESLNMEYTPLGKLLDAVKV from the coding sequence GTGAAAATTGGAGTACCTAAGGAAATAAAACCGGATGAAAATAGAGTTGGATTAATACCTTCGGGTGTGACGGCACTTAAAGATGCGGGTCATGATGTTTTTGTTGAAGCAAAAGCGGGGGTTGGAAGTGGATTTAAAGATGAAGATTATGTAAGGGTTGGGGCAAAAATACAAAATAGTGCAAAGGAAGTATATGAAACAGCAGATATGATAATTAAAGTTAAAGAACCCCTGCCTTCTGAGTTTAAGTATTTTAAAGAAGATCAAATTTTATTTACTTATCTGCATCTAGCTGCAGAACCGCAGCTTGCCGAGGCATTGTTAGAAAGCAAAGTTACTGCTATTGCTTATGAAACTATTGAAGATAGCAATGGAGGTCTTCCTCTTTTAACTCCTATGAGTGAAGTTGCCGGCAGGATGGCAGTACAGATGGGTTCTAGATTTTTAGAAAAAACAAATGGAGGTATGGGTATTTTACCCGGGGGAGTGCCGGGAGTTTCACCCGCCAGGGTTACTATATTGGGTGGAGGCATAGTAGGTACAAATGCTGCAAAGATAGCCACAGGGATGGGTGCAGATGTAACGCTGCTTGACATAAATCCCTCAAGATTAAGATACCTAGACGATGTATTCTACAATAAAATTAAGACAATGATGAGTAACAGTTATAATATAGAAAGCTGTTTAGAAAATACTGATTTATTAATAGGAGCAGTTTTGATACCTGGTGCCAAAGCTCCAAAGCTGGTGACAGAGGACATGGTTAAGAAGATGCCTGAAGGTTCTGTAGTAATTGATGTGGCTGTTGACCAGGGGGGTTCTATTGAAACAATAGACAGGATAACAACCCACCAAAACCCCACTTATGAAAAGCACGGTGTAATTCATTATGCTGTTTCTAATATGCCTGGTGTTGTTCCTAGAACTTCCACTATTGCTCTAACCAACGCAACTCTGCCATACGTTCTAAAACTTGCTAATCTTGACTTCAAAGAAGCGTGTGTTGATGACCCATTACTTGCGTTTGGTGTTAATACTGCCAAAGGAAGATTAACTTACAAAGGGGTAGCAGAATCATTGAACATGGAATATACTCCACTAGGTAAGCTTTTGGATGCTGTGAAAGTGTGA
- the ortB gene encoding 2-amino-4-oxopentanoate thiolase subunit OrtB codes for MMRKDYYSVMTRREQIMKEAVGIDYERYRKTPLVFDYERMMQEVGYSTLEVQKIQKDTGVGNTPLLELKNITKLARVISPPGKGARIFLKDEACNPSGSYKARRASMAVYHAKEKGYKGVIAATSGNYGAAVASLAAKLGLDCIIVQEVFDSRNVGQPEILEKGRKCEAYGAEVIQLTVGPELFYKFLILLEQTEYFNASLYTPFSIAGVETIGIEIKKQVNEETGKDPDAVIVTNAGGGNLTGTARGLLREDCVDTDIIATSVDLTGLHMASDNDFNKKSFTTGHTGFGVPFATRPDRTDVPINAARALRYMDKYVTVTQGDVFYITEALAALEGLERGPAGNTSLASAFHYAQMLDEDQVVVVQETEYTGAGKHPYAQLTFAKENNIDITNGDPKDNVPGEKIVIPKKPEQLKYTEISLDKLKKTYFKNVIKVSGGDYFDENTIEFLAEDTKLTPEQVENFLQNISQESKINN; via the coding sequence ATGATGAGAAAAGACTACTATAGTGTAATGACAAGGCGAGAGCAGATCATGAAAGAAGCTGTAGGCATAGATTATGAAAGATATAGGAAAACGCCTTTGGTTTTTGATTATGAGAGGATGATGCAAGAAGTAGGGTATAGTACCCTTGAAGTACAAAAAATACAAAAAGATACTGGTGTGGGAAACACTCCTCTGTTAGAATTGAAAAATATAACTAAGCTTGCAAGGGTGATATCTCCACCTGGAAAAGGTGCTAGAATATTTTTGAAAGATGAGGCCTGTAATCCATCTGGAAGCTACAAGGCAAGACGTGCTAGTATGGCTGTATATCATGCGAAAGAAAAAGGCTATAAAGGGGTCATTGCTGCAACAAGTGGTAACTATGGCGCGGCAGTTGCTTCCCTAGCAGCTAAACTTGGACTTGATTGTATTATAGTTCAAGAAGTTTTTGATTCAAGGAATGTAGGCCAGCCGGAAATTTTGGAAAAAGGTAGAAAATGTGAGGCTTATGGAGCTGAGGTTATTCAGCTGACCGTTGGACCGGAGCTTTTTTATAAATTTTTGATTTTGCTAGAACAAACAGAGTATTTTAACGCTTCTTTGTATACTCCATTTAGTATTGCCGGAGTTGAGACAATAGGAATAGAAATAAAGAAACAGGTTAATGAAGAAACGGGTAAAGACCCGGATGCTGTAATAGTAACAAATGCCGGTGGTGGCAATTTAACAGGTACTGCCAGGGGACTTTTGAGAGAAGATTGTGTAGATACTGACATTATTGCTACAAGCGTTGATTTGACAGGGCTTCACATGGCAAGTGATAACGATTTTAACAAAAAATCATTTACTACGGGCCATACAGGATTTGGAGTTCCTTTTGCAACAAGGCCTGATCGTACAGACGTACCGATAAATGCTGCAAGGGCCCTTAGATATATGGACAAATATGTAACTGTTACCCAGGGAGATGTCTTTTATATCACAGAAGCATTAGCGGCTCTAGAAGGCTTAGAGAGAGGGCCTGCAGGGAACACAAGCCTTGCATCAGCTTTTCATTATGCCCAAATGCTAGATGAGGATCAGGTAGTCGTGGTCCAGGAAACAGAATACACAGGTGCAGGCAAACATCCCTACGCTCAGCTTACCTTTGCAAAAGAGAACAATATTGACATCACAAATGGGGATCCAAAAGACAATGTCCCTGGAGAAAAAATTGTTATACCCAAAAAACCCGAACAGCTTAAATATACGGAAATAAGCTTAGACAAACTAAAAAAGACGTATTTTAAGAATGTTATTAAAGTTAGCGGCGGTGATTATTTTGATGAAAATACAATTGAATTTTTGGCAGAAGACACCAAACTGACGCCTGAACAAGTAGAAAACTTTCTTCAAAATATTAGTCAGGAGTCAAAAATTAATAATTAA
- the ortA gene encoding 2-amino-4-oxopentanoate thiolase subunit OrtA, producing the protein MNRIDNPGSKVNKGSYVQIQKTVLEPNERPDNIPEDTRRLPLQMKVKGFLQEDSTLGDSVKIKTVIGREVEGELIDVNPYYDHDFGRVPRELLDIGPELKNLLREADR; encoded by the coding sequence ATGAATAGGATAGATAACCCAGGTTCTAAAGTAAACAAAGGAAGCTATGTACAGATTCAAAAGACAGTTTTAGAACCTAATGAGAGGCCGGATAACATTCCTGAAGATACTAGAAGGCTACCTCTTCAAATGAAAGTAAAAGGTTTTTTACAGGAAGATAGTACACTAGGAGATAGTGTAAAAATAAAGACGGTAATTGGCAGGGAGGTTGAGGGGGAGCTGATTGATGTTAACCCTTACTATGATCATGACTTTGGGAGAGTGCCCAGGGAGTTACTAGACATAGGCCCCGAACTAAAAAATCTCCTGAGAGAGGCTGATAGATGA
- a CDS encoding TetR/AcrR family transcriptional regulator, with protein sequence MSKNLPSEVRKSQVTNAFIECLLENGYDNFSVKDIAKKAGVSTGILYHYFSGKEDIIVAALKESFSSTDRKVLNIVEENDDPEEKLTLFINYIGKMVKEDEQTFKIAVNYLGQVLHNDSITDLMAKFFDNIRSFTTNTLENTISDISARSSEINTSSNDETKYSDKTEVNDLNEKTINSLSTIFVAFSIGLGIQYMVDKDEKIDLEDCTRLMEKFFSNELKS encoded by the coding sequence ATGAGCAAAAACCTACCATCAGAGGTAAGGAAAAGTCAGGTTACTAACGCTTTTATAGAATGCTTATTAGAAAATGGATATGATAATTTCTCGGTAAAAGACATCGCCAAAAAAGCTGGAGTAAGTACAGGAATTTTGTATCATTATTTTTCTGGAAAAGAAGACATTATCGTGGCCGCTCTAAAAGAATCATTCTCTTCAACAGATCGAAAAGTATTAAATATTGTTGAAGAAAACGATGATCCAGAAGAAAAGCTGACTTTATTTATCAACTATATTGGCAAAATGGTAAAAGAAGATGAACAGACATTTAAGATAGCTGTTAATTATCTCGGTCAGGTACTACATAATGACAGTATTACAGATTTGATGGCCAAGTTTTTTGATAACATTAGAAGCTTCACTACAAATACGTTGGAAAACACAATATCAGACATAAGTGCCAGGAGTAGCGAAATAAATACTAGTAGTAACGATGAAACAAAGTATAGTGACAAAACAGAAGTTAATGATTTAAATGAAAAAACTATAAACTCTCTTTCTACCATCTTTGTGGCTTTTAGCATTGGTCTTGGTATTCAGTATATGGTGGACAAAGATGAAAAGATTGACCTTGAAGACTGTACCAGGTTAATGGAAAAATTTTTTTCAAATGAATTAAAAAGTTAA
- a CDS encoding methyl-accepting chemotaxis protein gives MNYEEFREQQLKQREQKSVRSLLTTYSILYCFSILVAFIVLIMGDSSLDRPEHLLILVIAGTPIFALYFYSRRGNYHPLLKYISIFAIFLALFIFSYFLIENPTIYTVLYVAVLSSLFFINNRVTIFAFILAVIGIAIISLSNPLLIDLGATAFSVIIVATMLICTVLWLNIRFLRETFEDSIDKEFEALKSAENLKSLIKSVNEKSQRVANSSQDLSENADDNARAANEVAKAIEEISEGASKQAEETEDTSKKIDSLGSLIEQEKENVDILENTTEKVDNLKEEGTTTINKLIEANNESDKATKEISQVINEVNESSNDIQSASEAVGEIAEQTNLLALNASIEAARAGEHGQGFAVVADEIRKLAEQTNEHSNNITEVINKLSEKTGKAVETIDKIKNEIINHQNEYVKSTEEKFGEIAGVIDELNRVSDTLKESGSSMESKKEEILEKIQNLSSIAEENSANTEESTASVEEQTASMDEIKNASKELANLAEELQSEMNQFSY, from the coding sequence ATGAATTACGAAGAGTTCAGAGAACAACAACTAAAACAAAGAGAACAAAAAAGTGTTAGAAGTCTTTTAACTACTTATTCAATATTATATTGTTTTTCAATTTTGGTAGCTTTTATTGTTTTAATTATGGGTGATTCTTCTTTGGACAGGCCAGAGCATTTGTTAATTTTGGTCATAGCGGGGACTCCAATATTTGCACTTTATTTTTACTCTCGAAGAGGCAATTATCACCCTCTTCTAAAGTACATATCTATCTTCGCTATTTTCTTAGCCCTTTTTATCTTCAGTTACTTTTTAATCGAAAATCCTACCATTTACACGGTTTTGTATGTGGCAGTGCTGTCATCTCTATTTTTTATTAATAATAGAGTTACAATTTTTGCTTTTATACTGGCTGTGATAGGTATTGCAATCATCTCGCTAAGTAACCCATTATTAATCGATTTAGGTGCAACAGCTTTTTCTGTGATAATAGTAGCAACCATGCTAATCTGTACTGTATTATGGCTGAACATTAGATTTCTTAGAGAGACTTTTGAAGATTCTATAGACAAGGAATTTGAAGCACTAAAATCAGCAGAAAACCTTAAATCACTAATTAAAAGCGTTAACGAAAAATCACAAAGAGTAGCAAACTCATCCCAGGACCTAAGTGAAAATGCCGACGATAATGCAAGAGCAGCAAACGAAGTTGCAAAAGCTATTGAGGAGATCTCCGAAGGCGCTTCAAAACAAGCAGAAGAGACAGAGGATACCTCTAAAAAAATAGACTCTCTTGGCAGCTTAATTGAACAAGAAAAAGAAAATGTAGATATTTTAGAAAACACCACAGAAAAGGTTGACAATCTTAAAGAAGAAGGCACAACCACTATAAACAAATTAATTGAAGCAAATAATGAAAGCGATAAAGCAACCAAGGAAATCTCCCAAGTAATAAATGAAGTTAACGAAAGCTCCAATGATATTCAATCTGCAAGTGAAGCAGTGGGTGAAATAGCAGAGCAGACCAATCTACTTGCTCTAAACGCTTCTATAGAGGCTGCAAGAGCAGGCGAACATGGCCAGGGCTTTGCAGTAGTTGCCGATGAAATTAGAAAACTAGCAGAGCAAACAAATGAACATTCAAATAATATTACAGAGGTTATAAACAAATTATCCGAAAAAACCGGCAAAGCTGTTGAAACTATAGATAAAATAAAAAACGAAATCATCAACCATCAAAACGAATATGTTAAAAGTACAGAAGAGAAGTTTGGTGAGATTGCAGGTGTCATAGATGAACTAAATAGAGTCAGCGATACTCTTAAAGAATCCGGTAGTTCTATGGAATCCAAAAAAGAAGAAATACTAGAAAAGATACAAAATTTGTCATCCATTGCTGAAGAAAACTCTGCCAACACAGAAGAGTCAACTGCATCTGTAGAAGAACAAACAGCTTCCATGGATGAGATTAAAAATGCAAGCAAAGAGCTTGCAAATCTAGCAGAAGAACTGCAAAGTGAAATGAATCAGTTTAGCTATTAA
- the panC gene encoding pantoate--beta-alanine ligase, with product MRIIKSINYMQNMALTQRASGRSIGLVPTMGYFHEGHLSLMRKSVEENDITIVSLFVNPIQFGPSEDFDIYPRDLERDQKLASREGVDIMFCPTEQDMYPEDFKTSVNVEKITEKLCGASRPGHFTGVLTVVSKLFNIIQPHRAYFGEKDAQQLLVIKQMVRDLNFPIQVVPCPIQREEDGLAVSSRNVNLTPEQREAAPALYKALAKAKEEIEKGEKNAGEIKNLIEEEINKEPLFELEYVEILDKTELEKVSTIEGKILIALAARLGEVRLIDNISLEV from the coding sequence ATGAGAATTATAAAGTCTATTAATTATATGCAAAACATGGCTCTGACCCAAAGGGCCAGTGGGAGGTCTATTGGGCTTGTTCCAACAATGGGATATTTTCATGAAGGGCATCTTTCTTTAATGAGAAAGTCAGTAGAAGAAAATGATATAACTATAGTCAGTCTTTTTGTGAATCCTATACAGTTTGGACCATCAGAAGACTTTGATATATATCCTAGAGATCTCGAAAGAGACCAAAAGCTAGCCAGTAGAGAAGGTGTAGATATTATGTTTTGCCCGACCGAACAAGATATGTATCCAGAGGATTTTAAAACTTCTGTTAATGTTGAAAAAATAACGGAAAAACTTTGCGGGGCAAGCAGACCGGGGCATTTTACTGGAGTGCTAACCGTAGTTTCTAAGCTGTTTAATATAATTCAACCTCATAGGGCTTATTTTGGCGAAAAGGATGCCCAGCAGTTGCTAGTTATAAAGCAGATGGTAAGAGATCTAAACTTTCCTATTCAGGTCGTTCCCTGTCCCATTCAGCGAGAAGAAGATGGACTTGCAGTTAGTTCTAGGAATGTCAATCTAACACCAGAACAAAGAGAAGCTGCCCCAGCCCTTTACAAAGCTTTGGCTAAAGCAAAAGAGGAGATAGAAAAAGGAGAAAAAAACGCAGGTGAGATAAAAAATTTAATTGAAGAAGAGATAAATAAAGAACCCTTGTTTGAGCTAGAATATGTAGAAATTCTCGATAAAACTGAACTAGAAAAAGTTAGTACTATCGAAGGGAAAATTCTTATTGCTCTTGCAGCAAGACTTGGTGAGGTAAGGTTGATAGATAATATTAGTTTAGAAGTTTAG